One Pseudalkalibacillus hwajinpoensis genomic window carries:
- a CDS encoding type IA DNA topoisomerase codes for MGKSLIIAEKNSQAKKYSEAFNGVDRGTHLEIPKCSTFPSGAIVVHAIGHIMELYSFEDYNAEDKAWDLQRLPIIPDQFKLKVTPSKNKAFNNIKKYLNDPLVSDIIHAADAGREGSLLVTEVLLYLNNKKPVKRLWTSSLTKESLQKAFKNLRSIDQDMPLYYEALARQRADFLIGMNMTRCMTLLLSNKKGVKESLKDTNFSCGRVQSPLLALISTREQAIEAHKSKPYWDLEANITYHQNEIRSKWYTLERDHLFKKNLAEDLKGYCEGKEAKVHSVKSEVKRIRPPQFYNLTTIQVEINKKLGLSPDGALKILQGLYDKSLVSYPRSSPVHVNPSEAVHFPEILNNLSTLAEYKSFLKLPYKDISEDKRFIDESKTDDHYAIIPTEKIVDFTRLSKSEVIVYDMIAKSLIAAHYPDAIETHSEIISVVDEKFSFMTKGKRVDERGWRKVYENEKLDEDNAVVLPTIEEGAVGTVNEVQLIEGKTSPPARYTLGSLVTLMANAANSLSKDERKGFKSDELSLGTVATRASIITKIIERKYIRIERNQVYIEPKGRMLIESLGLDSYLTSVLTTGKMEQYLSGIGAGKSDFSVFMNRMKQITQEEVKKAIESADNWELDNHIEASKVNVEVGACLECGSAVLDAGKFFGCSSFKDTNCRFKVNKMVSGKELTNHQVKVLLQKGVSPLIKGFKKRNREGTFDAFLVWSAERKRVIFHFPERNKK; via the coding sequence ATGGGGAAGTCGCTAATCATTGCTGAAAAAAATTCGCAAGCCAAGAAATATTCTGAAGCATTTAACGGAGTAGACCGAGGTACTCACCTAGAAATCCCTAAATGTTCAACTTTTCCAAGTGGAGCTATTGTTGTTCATGCAATAGGACATATTATGGAGCTTTATTCATTTGAAGATTATAATGCGGAAGACAAGGCGTGGGATCTTCAGAGGCTGCCTATCATCCCTGACCAATTCAAATTAAAAGTTACACCATCTAAAAATAAAGCGTTTAATAACATAAAAAAGTATCTCAACGATCCTCTAGTCAGTGACATCATTCATGCTGCCGATGCCGGGAGAGAAGGTAGTCTGCTGGTTACTGAAGTATTACTGTATTTGAACAATAAAAAACCAGTTAAACGTCTATGGACCTCCAGTTTAACGAAAGAATCTCTTCAAAAAGCTTTCAAAAACCTTAGAAGTATTGACCAAGATATGCCCTTATATTATGAAGCACTTGCAAGGCAGAGAGCCGATTTTTTGATTGGTATGAATATGACCAGGTGTATGACTCTACTTTTATCTAATAAAAAGGGAGTGAAAGAGTCTCTTAAAGATACAAATTTTAGTTGTGGACGTGTCCAGTCTCCATTGTTAGCGCTAATTAGCACAAGAGAACAAGCTATAGAAGCCCATAAAAGCAAACCTTATTGGGATTTAGAAGCCAATATAACATACCATCAAAATGAAATTAGAAGTAAATGGTATACCTTAGAACGTGATCACTTGTTTAAAAAAAATCTAGCTGAGGATTTGAAAGGGTATTGTGAAGGGAAAGAAGCAAAAGTTCATTCTGTTAAAAGTGAAGTCAAAAGAATTCGTCCCCCACAATTTTATAACCTCACGACTATACAAGTTGAAATAAATAAGAAATTAGGTCTTTCACCAGATGGCGCATTGAAGATTCTGCAAGGTTTATATGATAAATCTCTAGTGAGTTATCCAAGGAGCTCACCCGTTCATGTAAATCCATCCGAAGCTGTTCACTTCCCCGAGATACTTAATAACTTATCTACATTAGCTGAGTACAAAAGCTTTTTGAAGTTACCGTATAAAGATATTTCGGAAGATAAGCGATTTATAGATGAATCGAAAACAGATGACCACTACGCGATTATACCCACTGAAAAGATAGTGGATTTCACCCGCTTATCAAAGAGTGAAGTCATTGTCTACGATATGATCGCAAAATCATTAATAGCTGCTCATTATCCTGATGCGATAGAGACACACTCAGAAATCATCAGTGTAGTGGATGAGAAATTTTCTTTTATGACTAAGGGTAAACGGGTTGATGAACGTGGATGGCGAAAAGTGTATGAGAACGAAAAGTTAGATGAAGATAACGCTGTTGTACTACCAACAATAGAAGAAGGCGCGGTAGGTACCGTTAATGAGGTTCAATTAATTGAAGGTAAAACAAGTCCTCCCGCTCGTTACACTCTTGGTAGTTTAGTGACTTTAATGGCTAATGCTGCTAATTCCCTCTCCAAGGATGAGAGAAAAGGATTTAAGAGTGACGAATTATCATTAGGTACCGTAGCTACTCGAGCATCGATTATTACTAAAATTATTGAACGTAAATATATTCGAATCGAGAGAAACCAAGTTTATATAGAGCCAAAAGGTCGCATGTTAATTGAATCCTTAGGATTAGATAGTTATTTAACTTCGGTATTAACAACCGGAAAAATGGAACAATATTTGTCTGGGATTGGAGCAGGGAAGAGTGATTTCTCCGTTTTCATGAATCGAATGAAGCAGATCACCCAAGAAGAAGTCAAGAAAGCAATAGAAAGCGCTGATAATTGGGAATTAGATAACCACATAGAGGCAAGTAAAGTAAATGTTGAAGTAGGTGCTTGTCTGGAATGTGGATCAGCTGTGCTAGATGCAGGGAAGTTTTTTGGTTGTAGTAGTTTCAAAGATACAAACTGTAGATTTAAGGTTAACAAGATGGTTAGCGGTAAGGAGTTGACCAATCATCAGGTTAAAGTTCTGTTACAAAAAGGGGTAAGTCCTTTGATAAAAGGGTTTAAAAAAAGAAATAGGGAAGGAACTTTTGATGCCTTCCTAGTATGGAGCGCAGAACGAAAGAGGGTGATTTTTCATTTCCCAGAAAGAAATAAGAAATAA
- a CDS encoding DUF2325 domain-containing protein → MNKTIAIFGGSQEKTYQKIGAKHGCKVLFHQGKTRNGGNKKEFRNIIKKADIVVCLVGALGHVSMDVVKEISKKNNKTIVYHNGFGASGAIQSCITIMSEMQSAA, encoded by the coding sequence ATGAATAAAACAATTGCTATTTTCGGAGGAAGCCAAGAGAAAACGTATCAAAAGATCGGCGCTAAACATGGTTGTAAAGTTCTTTTTCATCAAGGAAAAACAAGGAATGGTGGAAACAAAAAGGAGTTTAGGAACATTATAAAAAAAGCGGATATAGTGGTTTGCTTAGTTGGTGCACTCGGTCACGTGTCGATGGATGTGGTTAAAGAAATAAGTAAGAAAAATAATAAAACAATCGTCTACCATAATGGTTTTGGAGCTTCTGGAGCTATCCAAAGTTGTATAACTATAATGTCTGAGATGCAATCTGCAGCATAG
- a CDS encoding response regulator transcription factor → MTRVLIIDEQINYRRGVKQLLELTFPNFIIETTSVSLPMEKEFHPDLVIFEPGLNFQKNLSWIDSLIHKNAKVIVLSTVESSNHNSILKLLKRNIQGFLLKNMKTEQLLECIRIILGGDRFIHPSVANILLDDYQEHFGKVRNTEEQSYKITTP, encoded by the coding sequence ATGACCAGGGTATTGATTATTGATGAGCAAATTAATTATCGAAGAGGGGTGAAACAGCTTCTAGAGCTCACATTTCCCAATTTTATAATTGAAACCACCAGCGTATCGCTTCCAATGGAAAAAGAGTTTCATCCCGATTTAGTGATTTTTGAACCAGGCTTGAACTTCCAGAAAAATCTATCTTGGATTGATTCGCTGATTCATAAGAATGCCAAGGTAATTGTACTTTCGACTGTAGAAAGTAGCAATCATAATTCAATTCTTAAGCTGCTTAAAAGAAATATTCAAGGCTTTTTATTGAAAAACATGAAAACAGAGCAATTATTAGAATGTATAAGAATTATTCTTGGGGGAGACCGATTTATTCATCCATCAGTCGCCAATATTCTATTAGATGACTACCAGGAACACTTTGGAAAAGTTAGAAATACGGAAGAACAATCATATAAGATAACAACTCCTTAG